In Helianthus annuus cultivar XRQ/B chromosome 8, HanXRQr2.0-SUNRISE, whole genome shotgun sequence, a single genomic region encodes these proteins:
- the LOC110870673 gene encoding uncharacterized protein LOC110870673: MDTLKEPLQQQKMTQTGDIWVWKNYENQEFCVKNVKLAPSQNLDINSSPNNYCWNNWATGKSAAFVWRVIDEKIPSAVALRNRGMNVHDVTCKICGADDETAVHILLKCNLAKRIWEAVSTWTRIPTVNSVSSITELLQMILEGQRSRTVRKMLHAIAIETMWILWKNRNDEVFTGRHRAAQTIIEDIKVTTFLGVKIRSKHSTITKQEWWDFNLNM, from the coding sequence ATGGATACGTTGAAGGAGCCGCTACAACAACAAAAAATGACACAGACAGGCGACATATGGGTCTGGAAGAATTATGAAAATCAGGAATTTTGCGTAAAAAACGTAAAACTCGCACCGAGCCAGAATCTAGATATAAACTCATCACCGAACAACTACTGCTGGAACAACTGGGCGACGGGGAAGAGTGCAGCCTTTGTATGGCGAGTGATTGACGAAAAGATCCCATCAGCCGTGGCTTTAAGGAATAGAGGCATGAACGTACACGATGTAACCTGCAAAATTTGTGGAGCCGATGATGAGACTGCTGTCCATATATTGCTGAAATGCAATTTAGCGAAACGAATTTGGGAAGCGGTGTCAACATGGACAAGAATACCGACGGTAAATTCTGTCAGTAGCATTACGGAACTGCTGCAAATGATACTTGAAGGTCAAAGGAGCCGAACAGTAAGGAAAATGTTACATGCGATTGCCATTGAAACTATGTGGATCTTGTGGAAAAATAGAAATGATGAGGTATTTACAGGAAGACATCGGGCGGCTCAAACGATTATTGAAGACATTAAAGTGACAACCTTCCTAGGGGTGAAGATACGTTCGAAGCATAGCACAATAACAAAACAGGAATGGTGGGATTTTAATTTAAATATGTAA